A window of Chanos chanos chromosome 15, fChaCha1.1, whole genome shotgun sequence genomic DNA:
CAtatacaacacagaaaaaaaaagacagatcacTCACCTAGGACAGTCAGTTTAATCTTCGCCTCCTTGAACTGGTCACTTCCAGACACTTCGCAGTCGTACTCTCCATTGTCATTCCGAGTGACCTTGTTAAACCGCAGTCCTCCTTCATATTTGGTGACTCGGCCTTTATAGGGTgcttaaaagcaaaaaaaaaaattagaatatCCAcgcatactttaaaaaaaaaaaaaaaactaaagaaggAGGATGGTCTATTGACCTCAGTTTGATCATGGTATAACATGAGGAGGGAAAAGGCTGTGAAAATGTACGCGTGTAATTACCAGTCGGATGGCCGCTGAAAAAGACGTAGGTCTGGGAACCCTGCAGATTTTTGAACTTCCACTCTACTCTGGCGTCAGACCCAAAGTCAGCCGAATATGTACATTTCAGATCAGCTCCTGtagaggggggggaaaaaaaaaaaaaaaaatgatgagaaagGGAAACTACAACTCCCACTGGTCAGCAACATGAGTGGGTAGATCTGGGGAACACAGCGTGAACCTATGTGCGGCTTGTGGCTTACTGGGAAATCCCTCTATGGTCTAGTGAAAAGCTCTACATGTGTGAGTGATAGCCAACGTCTTCCACGGTTGACGTGGCTGTTGCACTAGCAACAAGGAGTAGAAACACGACCAAAGACCAAATCAGGTGAAAAGGAGatgaaaatgcaaattaaaagaaaaaaaaaaagtctctaaaAGGAGTTTAATGTTGAAACACCCTTCTGTGTATAGGACAACACTTCAGACTAAATCATAAATGACAAGTCTTCTTTAGTAAAAGTGGACAGAGGAGATTATTTCACAAAAGCTGCAGGTTTAATAGCATGGAACTGGATTGTGTCATGTTTcagacagaggacaaacacacaagagggggagaaaaacaaacacagacaaagacagacatggaAAAGTTCCacttctttatctttttcttccctctgaagTTCACTGCTTCCTGGTGCGTCGTCATCATTAATGCAAATAACAAAACAGCGGAGATGGATCACTCCTAGACACTActgataacagacacacactcgtTTAATGGATACTGATagtgtgacacagtgtgtgtgtgtgtgtgtgtgcacgtgagagagagagagaaagaaagatgggaaAAATGTAAGGAGACATACCAGCATTCTCTGGTACTCTCAGATCTGGTGTGCTTGTGGAGACGTCAAAGCCGTGTAAacctgaggaacagagagaagagaaatgtagTGCGTTACCCATCTGCTTTTTTCTTAATATTGTCTTAATCATAATCTCAATGGTAGTACGAAAACAGTGAGATGAATGGATTTCACACGAGAGGCGACTCTGACCAAAATGAATGTCACACGTTACGTTAAAAAACGCTGACTTCTTCTTTTCCCAACCACTTTCACAATAACTATTCCTGACCGCCACAAACATCACCCTTGAATGAACTGGTGTGTGGTGAGTAATTCCCTGTTGCATCATGACCCTGCAGGTAGTCAGTCACCTGAACACGCtgtctgtgagaaaaaagaggagCCCAAGGCATTTTGCAGTACAAACACCCATTAAGTCATACTCATCCAGTTAAATTGGCCATCATCAAAACAATACCAATCAAACCTTGGATTAATATCATATCATCATCGGCAAATGAATACTCACTGAAATTATAGTGAGAGCATAGAAGGATgtggcattaaaaaaatacagctaaaagaaagaaaataataatcTGAAGTGTATAAATAActtcaaaaaaaggaaaaaaagaagatttatCAGATAAAAAATTTGCATCGGAGAAGTCCATTATATACaccaatgaaacacacaaatcagCTCTTGACTCACACAAAACTCAGATGGAACGCCATTCCTGGGTGTGGAACTCCAGTGGTATTTTATCAGATCTAACTCTCGTTTCCACATCCTACTCACATCCTACTGTACATCATCAGGTCTGGTGTCAACTCTAACACCAATTAAAATACACCAAAAATCGAACTATGATTAACCATAAATTCTCATTTCGGTTCAATTCTGACTTCAACCCTATCCCCCGTCCCCCTGAGTGAAAGGAGAGGCAGAtgcaagcaaaaagaaaaacacagcttcaAAGGAAACTTTGACTTGTCAGTGGTGATATTAATCatatgagtatgtgagtgtgtgtgtgtgtgtgtgtgtgtgttcggtgtgtgtgtgtgtggggggggggggggggggggggggggggggtggtggttgtCATTGGTAATCTCTTCCAGTTTCAGTAAGTTTCTCATATGCTCTCCCTTAAAATAAATAAGCTTCCAAAAATTACACTAACACCTTAGATCCCGTCAAAATGCGTATGAGGTGTGATCACGCATACAGTGTGACTCAGTTGTTTGTCTAGTGAAGTTACTCAGATGAGAAGTAGGCCAAACCCTGCTAGGAACTCCTTTTCCCTTAAGGAAAAAATTACACGTGAAGTGGgtataataacattttaaactcATGTGTAGGAGTATCCCCAATTTCAtttggtatttaaaaaaaacaaaaaacaaaaaaaaaatcattgacaaatgtgtcattttcaaGTCGTCCACACATTCCTGTAAACGCTGTTGTCTCTTGGTTCTCTTTCGGTTTCCTTTTAagctctgtcatttttcttttaattctaaCCTGCCTTGTTCAAATGCCCAGCTTCCTTGTTTACATAGCTACAGGTCGAGTTtcggggagggggaggggggggcggaaATACAGTTCCCGGCGTGATGAATACtatcacactgacacaatgagatgaacacaaaaaaaaaagaaggggggggggaggttcaGAGTACATCGGAAACTGGTCTCTGTTTGAATACGTGTAGAGGGTCTGGAAGTGAGGGAgtgctgttctgtctgtgtgtgcttccCTTTGAACTCGTGTTCTGCTGTGATAGACCAGCATGTGAGGGTTCTTGCTGTGCTGTCCGTAAGGAGAGGACGAgctcagagagaacagaaaacacgTCTCTTTGGTCAGAGGTCTACTCCTGCTTAAACAATCTTCTCAAACCAGTCGAGTCAGACCACAGCGTTTCACGTCTTCACAGTTTGCTCAGGCTGCGACCTCAATCTTTCCTGAACAGAACTAAGACTGAAATGACATCGTCTTACTTAACAGAGAACTACCTACAGTCCTAATACTTTTCAAAATAGTCAGGGGTTTCTGTGTTTCTAAGTGGATTTAATTGGAATCGCTGCCTGTCATGGCGTTAGCATGCATCATCTAAAAAACAGGCAGACGAACAAGTCGGTTGAGTTTATTTACAAAGAGCTGAAATACCTTGCCACAAGGCGCTGACATAGAGACAAAAGAGTTCCCATCTGTATTGCAGAGTGTCTTTCCTGTCACAAAGCCTCTCgcattttccttcctttttttaatatttgttggatttaaaaaaacaaacaaaaaaaaacccatcatcaTATCCTCCCAAATCATTTGATCACAGATGTTGTAAAACCAGACGTCATACAGTCAACAATATAGCCTGTTATAAGAACACTACGACTGACAGATTTTGTAAACTTGTCATGGGTGAATTTTAGTGTTGTGTTCGCTTGGTCGAACTGCATATTTACCTCTAAAAAAACTTAACTGACATCTGAGGAATAAGTAGCCTAATGCATATGGATGTAAACTCAGTTTGGGCGAAGGGAGTGATCCTCCCATACAAAGCCACTTCACTTTTTAGGCCCTGAAAATGTCACTTTAGAGAAGGATTCACTGAGACTGGTAACAAACACTGATCTAAAAATAACCTGGATTGGAATAAGGCACCATTGAGCTGCAAACTAAAGCCGTTAGCACTGGAATTTTGGGCTTGGAGTTAAATGACCTCTTTTCCTTAATAAATCAGCATTGTGTAGCATCCAGATCATACAGAGATCTAAGATTTCGTGTAGTGAAACTACAACAACTTTTAATTCACGAAGAGCGGAAATCTAAGAcatggtttcttttttaataaactgaaagTGTGAAACTGTCTGATCCCCAGGAGTACTGTCCACTGACATACCGCAACTTTAAAACAAGGACGACTTCTAGCATACTGGTGCTGAAGTAAGCAGCTCTTACAAGCATACTACAACTGATAGTTAAGTATTTGCATTGGTTGATGTTtggaaaatattcatttatttacatttaaattgcaAATGCTTGACGTGAAGTGGGGCTGTGAAGTCTCCTGTTGTATTGAGCAACTTCCCAccataaaaaaatacataaatgcagATGtctagcagaaaaaaaatcaaacatattcTGACAGTGCATTCAACAACTAAAAAACATTATAAGATATGCTCCTACCTGACCTAAATAACAGCTGCAGTCGACCTACTAGAGGGGGTGGGcctttccacccccccccccccccaaagtggCTTTTTCTGTTATTGAATGGGTTCTTTGAATTGGCTCCTAGTTTCACTTGTTGCAACTTTTGgacctttttttgggggggggggggggggggggtgtcacgtGCCCTAACCTCCTTTCTGACTCAAACAAACTTGATAGTTTTATATAGTCTAACATTACTTTAAATCGCATTTCACTgatctggggggtattccaagtacgtggttAAGTGACTAAGTGACCGGCTAAATTGACCCAGACTTAGTAGTACACGTTCCACTAGAAGCTATGGTAAGTATGTTAGAAacgttttgctaggagaatgaaatcacactgctgttctgtaaggaggtttactactcacTGAGTTGATTTAGCAGGGTCACTAAACCAtgtacttggaatacccccccgTTATCAGCGAGTAAAGTTACGATTGATTTCACTTACAcgtaattacaaaaaaaaactggtaaCTGAGTACCAGAATTCAATTTTGCTTTCAAGTAAGCCtacacccccctctctctctctgtccaggtACATTTTTTCAATATTACCAGGAAGTACATTTCTTGCTTTGTACATTATTTGTGCAGTCTTAAATAACAATATATCGTTATAATGACTTCGAATATCCTATTAAACCGATTCACAACGGTCACAGAACAGTGCTGACATAGCTAATTGTATGCTTGTAATGTTCGTTTATGGTAGAAACAAAGTAGGCTAGGCTAAGGAGTAGCAGGTGCGCTGAGTTTTGTATCACTCAAAAGCGCTGTTACGACTTtaaaaacgaataaataaataaaacatcgcGTTATCACGATTTAGGCATGGAAAGTGTTTGCctactttttaaaaactgtaggAGCCATCGATCTAAAAACACTTTGAGCTACAGCCAATTTGAGTTTCAGAGGCATTACTTGGCCGCCACAGCAACGGCACGACCTCAGTCGTCGgattcaaataaataattaacaaaCCAACAACATTCTCGACGACACGACACAAACcaaactaaaaaacaaagaTACGTGATTCAGTACAGTGATGTAATTGACTAATGCGATAAAGTCGCCGTTGAAAATATATTTTCGCCAAACAAATAGTTATACCAAAAGTACTCATACCTGTCGCAtgaaagacaagacaaacaatGACGAAGCGAAACATGACGGCAGGTCCAGGTGTATCGACTGATTTCTCCAAGAATTAACTTTTTTCCCTGCTGTTCGACACTCTAAAGAGGCAAAATTGCTCTCGAACTGTAACCACTGCACTCGAATGTTCGGTACAGAAGCGCTCTAGATGAAGTGGATCAAAACAGCAACGGCTTCCAACAACGTATGTCAACGCCCTTCCCTTTGTAATGCAATACTTGAGGAAAGGTATGGTACTTCTGCTCTTCTATACCTGATAATAACAGGTGTGTGACGTAGTGAGAGTATGCGTGTAGCTGAGTAAACGTGATACTAAGAGTTTCATCTTAAGCCTTCTGATTACAGAAAAAGTATACGCCGTAACTTTTAAGAGACCTTAACTAGATCTAGTTGaatactaaaataaaacatttatttggatGTTTCTTTGGACTTAGAATGGTAAAATTTTGAACTGGATACTGGTCCACATTATGGGATAATCAGCTTGCCTCATTGCATGTAGGgttatatttttaataatctGGACATCTCTTCGAGACACGGTGAGAACTTTTTAATTGTTATTCTCACTTCCCTGTACAATAAGAGCGCTGTGCATATTACATCTGACTTAAAAATAGAGTTCGGATGAAAACAGATCGTGTTTTCTTGATTTGCAATGCTGCGGCTTGATCAAATGGCAAAATGTCTCGATAAAAGAACATTCTAGAGAAATTAATACACCAGATACGAGCGCGGCAGTCATTTCAGGTTATTTCAAACAGGATGCTTAACAAAAACCCGGCATAACTAAATGCTTCAAAAAACAGTGCCTCATGGAGGTTGCTCTTTTACATTCTTGCGGTCTACGCGATGTAATATCATGTGACTGGAACTAGAGTTAATTTAAAAATACTCTCAGTTCCTctaaattacaaacaacattCACTTTAGTGATccgttttcttttatttaattacattttttttattaaaagtaCTTTAAAAATCCCAAGAATTACATCCAAACAAATGACTGCTATTCCACCTTTGCTACAAACAGATCCCGGTTATGTGTTTTCTGGACAGGCCTGGGAAatcaacaacaaagaaaaccagCCTACAGTCAACAGAGTAAAGGCCAGTGTCATTCCGCTATAGTCAGTAGTCCACTGAATGCAATGTTAACAATACGAAAAAAACATTTAGCtgcacagaaagagaaaaaatgagatcAGTTTAATTTATTCCAAATGTCAGCCACTGTGAACAAAAGGCCAAACCCAAAGGCCAAAACTGTAATAGATACAgaacaaactaactaacaaaaaacatataataAGCATAGATCACCTAATCAATCAGAATTGTCTCCATTTCACTCCAGTATCTCCATTAGCTGGAAACCATGTGATTCTGTAGCTCATAACTGATTGAGGTGTATAAGAACGGAGCCAGGATTTGCTCTGAGAAAGTAAGGTCACTGTTGGTTCACGTTTGCTGCTGACGTAATGCCATGGTGCTGCAGTTTATTTCTCAGCATCTGATTCTTGGATTTCCATTCCTCTGCCTTTTataagaaggaaagaaaaagagggagacagaaagagaaagaagagtatGTTTATTAAGCATGTCCttctcgtttttttgtttttttttcccctctctgaaGGGCATTAAGTGATTCCTCGAACAGGGCTCTTCTTCTCAGCATTGTTATTACAAAACAATACAGCGCTGCTGACGCCATCACTTCTGGACTTCACAAACTGCAGGTTTACATATCATGAATCAGAGAGGCTGATCTAAATGTGGAAGTGGCTCTGCAAACTTGTAAAACAAGCAGGGTACTGAAAAGTtaaggacaggagagagggagtgcagTAAATACGCAGGCCTGGGCCAGTTTCAGCATTCAGTCCATGCTTAAGACCAGCTTTCTTTTGCTGAATGGACTCGTTCGCTGACTGCTGTTCTTTGTGCTCTAGGTTGATTTCTCCCACAGTAAGTTATTATACCTCTTGTCTGAGTAGCTGATTGTCCATTCTCAGTCTCTCCAGTGTTTCGAGTTCCTCTTCTAGTCTTGCATTGCTCTGTCTCATCACTTGAATGTAGTCACACGCCTTGGACAGGATTAAACCTTTACTCTAAAAGAtatccagaaacacacagacatgcagagagagagagagagaaagagggagagcacAGTCATGCAGTGGTCAAACTTTTAGTTGACTGCTTTTCAATCCACATGGTACCTCTCTACAGCAAAGTTTCGTTTCAACACTGCACAACCGTAGTTGATTTAATAAATCGACTAATCGTCAAGCCCATAATTAGCTCAAGCAGCTGGGATAATCAAGggctaaaacaaagacatacgGGGCAGGGGAACCCTGTGGAATGGATTGAAAACCAGCACCTTAGTTATACGCCACAGACAAAGAAACTGGTTAAAACCACAGCAATGCTAACTATGGCTAATTATGGTTAGCCATGTTGTCTGACCATAATCAGACACTATGGTAGATCAACTGTTGAGCTCACTAAATACTGAGGTGTTTTATAACTATCCATTTAACAGTCGTGAAAAACCCTAACCAAGTGAATATCCAGTGTCAAGGTTTATCCAGAGTTAAAACACTTTGATTTCTGTCACCGGATTCCCTCCCCAGTCCCTCTGTTGGGAGGTGAGACCAACCTGTCCATTTTTGGCTGAGTTCTCTCCGCAGTCGGGGATGAGTTTTGACAACTGCAGAATCCAGTTGTTGATTTTATCCCTCCGTCTGCGTTCGACTGTGAGAAACAAAACGCGAGAGGCATCACAAAAGGGTCTCGATTAGCAGGAATAACCTCttatctataaaaaaaaaaaaaaccaaaacaaacaaaagaaatagtCTTCATCATCTAAACATCAGCGtttaagatctttttttttttttttttcaccttcattgTGCTGAGTCCGCCTCCTTTCGTTATGGGAGCCGcgctttgtttcagttttactgcGAAACCAAAAGTATACGCTTATCAGTTAGGGCACAAAGTGTAACGTACAAAATCTGATCCGAATGTTGTTATTCTCTTTGGAAAGGGATACAGACTTTTGACTGGTGGCACTCAAAATATCCTGAGGTGACATCATCACATAGAGTTGACCTTTGAAAAGAGAAGTTAAAATTCTAAGAGGGTTAAGCGGACATAATCCACCTCATAGGTGAAAGATGGAAATGAAGTTGACGGACTTGTGTATTTCCACAGTGTTTATCATCAATTCATTTGATTGTTAGGATAATGGAAAGTGGTGAGGTCAAACTGACAGTTAAGAGAGCAGTTTAATCtcatgaaaaacaacagttgGATCCAGTGTGTTCAATGAACTCACCTGTGGGAGCAGACTGAGTGAGCAACGAATCAGGGGCCTGGATGGCGGTTACCATGGTATCCATTGTGGTGTCTGGGTAACAGTACTGGCCCTCCTCCTCCAGGGCTTTAGTCTGACAGAAAACCTcctggaaagaaaaagacagatccCAAAAAGATAATTCTGCTGTCCACCCTGTTAACGGACAAATGACATTTAAGCCAGATTTAGTTTTGATTT
This region includes:
- the LOC115828858 gene encoding upstream stimulatory factor 1-like — its product is MAHVTYQVIHVAEGQMEGQVDEATTEVFCQTKALEEEGQYCYPDTTMDTMVTAIQAPDSLLTQSAPTGQLYVMMSPQDILSATSQKSVSLSKENNNIRIRFCTKTETKRGSHNERRRTQHNEVERRRRDKINNWILQLSKLIPDCGENSAKNGQSKGLILSKACDYIQVMRQSNARLEEELETLERLRMDNQLLRQEAEEWKSKNQMLRNKLQHHGITSAANVNQQ